Proteins from a single region of Punica granatum isolate Tunisia-2019 chromosome 8, ASM765513v2, whole genome shotgun sequence:
- the LOC116189110 gene encoding lysine histidine transporter 2-like translates to MVGAGVLGLPYAMAELGWGPGVTILVLSWIITLFTLWQMVQLHEAVPGKRFDRYHELGQYAFGEKLGLWIVVPQQLMVQVGTDIVYTVTGGRSLQKFYNSVCPNGKSIRTTYFIMIFGIVQFLLSHVPSFNDIAGVSIIAAVMSLSYSTIAWVASTTKGVLPDVSYEPRGSTPTGKAFGFMAALGDVAFAYAAHSVVLEIQATMKSTPEKPSKKPMWKGVVIAYVIVALCYFPVSIVGYHIFGNSVQDNILISLEKPRWLIAAANLFVFIHVVGSYQVFAVPVFDMLESFLVKTMKFKPSRPLRYTTRYIYVGLTTLAGMAVPFFGGLLSFFGGFAFAPTTYFIPCIIWLILYKPKRFSLSWTVNWFCIILGILLTILAPIGALRLIIIQSKTYKLFS, encoded by the exons ATGGTCGGCGCGGGTGTCCTCGGCCTCCCTTATGCTATGGCTGAACTCGGCTG GGGACCGGGTGTCACGATACTGGTCTTATCATGGATCATAACCTTGTTCACGCTGTGGCAAATGGTGCAATTGCATGAAGCGGTTCCTGGGAAGAGGTTCGACCGGTACCACGAGTTGGGGCAGTATGCGTTCGGCGAGAAGCTCGGGCTGTGGATAGTGGTTCCACAGCAGTTGATGGTGCAGGTTGGGACCGACATCGTGTACACGGTCACCGGAGGCAGGTCCCTTCAGAAGTTCTACAACTCGGTTTGCCCAAATGGCAAGTCCATCCGGACCACCTACTTCATCATGATATTCGGCATCGTCCAGTTTCTACTGTCCCACGTCCCCAGCTTCAACGATATCGCCGGTGTCTCTATTATCGCTGCCGTCATGTCACTCag CTACTCCACAATCGCATGGGTGGCATCCACGACGAAGGGGGTCCTACCTGATGTGAGCTATGAGCCAAGGGGATCAACCCCAACCGGGAAGGCATTCGGGTTCATGGCGGCACTGGGAGACGTGGCTTTCGCCTATGCAGCCCACAGCGTGGTGCTGGAGATCCAAGCTACCATGAAGTCCACGCCGGAGAAGCCATCGAAGAAGCCCATGTGGAAGGGCGTGGTAATTGCCTACGTCATCGTGGCCCTTTGCTATTTCCCAGTCTCGATCGTTGGATACCATATCTTCGGTAACTCTGTGCAAGACAACATCCTCATCTCCCTGGAGAAGCCCCGGTGGCTCATTGCTGCTGCCAACTTGTTCGTATTCATCCACGTAGTCGGAAGTTATCAG GTGTTTGCTGTGCCGGTTTTTGATATGCTGGAATCTTTTCTGGTTAAGACCATGAAATTCAAGCCAAGTCGACCTCTCCGATACACCACacgttatatatatgttg GTCTTACCACGTTGGCAGGGATGGCGGTCCCATTCTTCGGAGGGCTCCTCAGTTTCTTCGGTGGATTTGCTTTTGCCCCCACTACATACTTC ATTCCATGCATCATATGGCTCATCCTATACAAACCAAAGAGATTCAGCTTATCTTGGACTGTCAATTGG TTTTGCATCATACTTGGGATTCTGTTGACGATCTTGGCACCGATCGGGGCGTTGAGGCTGATCATAATCCAATCCAAGACCTACAAGTTATTTTCGTGA
- the LOC116186982 gene encoding malate synthase, glyoxysomal, producing MDLGTQKTYPALVSKRIGSYDVPEGVEVRGGYDPEFARILTRDALQFVADLQREFRNHIRYAMECRREAKRQYNEGASPGFDPATLYIREGDWTCAPVPPAVADRRVEITGPVERKMIINALNSGAKVFMADFEDALSPSWENLMRGQVNLKDAVEGTITFDDKARNRVYKLNDQVAKLFVRPRGWHLPESHIFIDGEPATGCLVDFGFYFYHNYATFRKTRGAGFGPFFYLPKMEHSREAKIWNSVFERAEKRAGIEKGSIRATVLVETLPAVFQMDEILYELRDHSVGLNCGRWDYIFSYVKTFQAHPDRLLPDRVQVSMAQHFMKSYSDLLIRTCHRRGVHAMGGMAAQIPIRDDPEANNAALELVRKDKLREVKAGHDGTWAAHPGLIPACNEVFTNQMGGAPNQIDTTKREDAAGLTEEDLLQRPRGVRTMEGLRLNTRVGIQYLAAWLTGTGSVPLYSLMEDAATAEISRVQNWQWLKYGAELDGDGTRVKVTPCLFGRVVEEEMGRIEREVGKEKFRKGRYNEARKMFIRQCLAPSLDDFLTLDAYNHIVVHHPTNAPSKL from the exons ATGGACCTAGGTACCCAAAAGACTTACCCGGCCTTGGTGTCCAAGAGGATCGGTTCCTATGACGTTCCTGAAGGAGTGGAAGTTCGGGGAGGATACGATCCCGAGTTCGCTAGGATACTCACCAGGGATGCCCTCCAGTTCGTGGCTGATCTCCAGAGGGAGTTCCGGAACCATATCAGATATGCTATGGAGTGCCGAAGGGAGGCCAAGAGGCAGTACAATGAAGGCGCGTCCCCTGGTTTTGATCCGGCCACACTGTACATCAGGGAAGGGGACTGGACTTGTGCCCCTGTCCCGCCAGCCGTTGCCGACCGGAGGGTCGAGATCACTGGCCCTGTTGAGAGGAAGATGATCATCAATGCCCTTAACTCCGGGGCTAAAGTTTTCATG GCCGATTTCGAGGATGCCTTGTCTCCGAGCTGGGAGAACCTGATGAGAGGGCAAGTGAACCTGAAGGATGCTGTGGAAGGGACCATCACGTTTGATGACAAGGCCCGAAATCGAGTCTACAAGCTCAATGATCAGGTCGCCAAGCTCTTCGTGCGCCCTCGGGGCTGGCATCTCCCTGAGTCTCACATCTTCATTGATGGAGAACCTGCCACTGGTTGCCTTGTTGATTTTGGTTTCTACTTTTACCACAACTACGCAACCTTTCGCAAGACACGGGGCGCCGGGTTCGGCCCCTTCTTCTACCTCCCCAAGATGGAGCACTCCAG GGAGGCTAAGATATGGAACAGTGTGTTCGAGAGGGCGGAGAAGAGGGCAGGGATCGAGAAAGGAAGCATCAGGGCGACTGTCCTCGTCGAGACCCTCCCAGCGGTTTTCCAGATGGACGAGATCCTGTACGAGCTGAGGGACCACTCCGTGGGCTTGAACTGTGGGAGATGGGATTACATCTTTAGCTACGTCAAGACCTTCCAGGCCCATCCCGACCGCCTCCTCCCTGACCGTGTCCAAGTCAGCATGGCCCAGCACTTCATGAAGTCCTACTCTGATCTTCTCATCAGGACTTGTCACCGGCGCGGTGTTCATGCCATGGGAGGCATG GCAGCTCAAATCCCGATCAGGGACGACCCCGAAGCGAACAATGCAGCTCTAGAGCTGGTGAGGAAGGACAAGCTGAGAGAGGTTAAGGCAGGCCATGACGGGACCTGGGCGGCTCACCCCGGGCTGATCCCAGCCTGCAATGAAGTTTTCACCAACCAAATGGGCGGGGCACCTAACCAGATCGACACGACGAAGCGAGAGGATGCTGCTGGTCTGACGGAGGAGGACCTCTTGCAGAGGCCGAGAGGGGTAAGGACGATGGAGGGGCTGAGGCTGAACACGCGAGTAGGGATCCAATACCTGGCGGCGTGGCTAACGGGGACGGGATCAGTCCCCCTGTACAGCCTGATGGAGGATGCAGCCACGGCCGAGATAAGCCGGGTCCAGAACTGGCAGTGGCTCAAGTATGGGGCAGAGCTGGACGGGGATGGGACCAGGGTGAAGGTGACACCTTGCCTGTTTGGGAGAGtggtggaggaggagatggGGAGGATCGAGAGGGAAGTCGGGAAGGAGAAGTTCCGTAAGGGAAGGTACAACGAGGCCAGGAAGATGTTCATCCGCCAGTGCTTGGCCCCATCCCTGGACGATTTCCTGACCCTCGATGCGTATAACCATATCGTGGTTCATCACCCGACGAATGCTCCTTCCAAGCTCTGA
- the LOC116187602 gene encoding cyclin-dependent kinase 10-like, whose protein sequence is MATGKVDVSRRCNYYSPSGRARDRRQHEVSQRNRHYIPSNAIEHQKFPEGREQLHHEKKRKFSPIIWDREDNQAKKTPRYGEEEAKVVPEKRVVPASIISAIVKSQSEPSSDVSDGCFSKSPASKQLGPGSKLLVMSPQKHDQKEDVEHSVVEDGELVQERNLLMSRWASEDESPWDKSVPDEDEMFELKDGSGTSTESGEFRIGRPDHWPGSSGEFDGSCESQKVAKHAGLTECPATYDDSGDYLNQSDSRSDEESSEIEESWSSSQGRVSMLNSCRSVFEFERLNRISEGTYGVVFRAKEKKTGEIVALKKVKMSTAYPELGFPLSALREINILLSINHPSIVTVKEVVMDDHDNVFMVMEYMEHDLKGLVEMRKRPFSTSEIKCLMLQLLDGVKYLHDNWVLHRDLKTSNLLVNNKGELKICDLGLSRHYGSPLKPCTPVVVTMWYRAPELLLDAKEYSTAIDMWSVGCIMAELLANEPLFKGSNEPNQLDKIFRTLGTPNEKIWPGFSKLPGTAKAKFVKHPYNNLRKKFPATSFTGSTVLSESGFDLLNQLLTYDPEKRITADEALNHAWFQEVPLPTCKELMPTFPPRHAAAGL, encoded by the exons ATGGCGACAGGAAAGGTCGACGTTTCTCGGAGATGCAATTATTATAGTCCTTCAGGAAGGGCACGTGATCGGCGCCAGCATGAGGTTAGCCAAAGAAATCGGCACTATATCCCCTCAAATGCCATTGAGCACCAGAAGTTCCCAGAAGGGAGAGAACAGTTGCATCATGAGAAGAAACGGAAGTTCTCCCCTATTATATGGGACCGAGAGGATAATCAGGCGAAGAAAACTCCAAGGTACGGAGAGGAGGAGGCCAAGGTAGTGCCAGAGAAACGAGTTGTTCCGGCGAGCATTATTTCAGCCATCGTTAAGTCTCAATCTGAGCCCTCATCTGACGTCTCAGATGGATGCTTTTCTAAGTCTCCTGCATCGAAGCAGCTGGGCCCTGGCTCTAAGCTTCTGGTCATGTCACCTCAGAAGCACGACCAGAAGGAGGATGTGGAGCACAGTGTGGTGGAGGATGGGGAATTGGTACAGGAAAGGAACCTCTTAATGTCAAGGTGGGCCTCTGAAGATGAATCCCCTTGGGACAAGAGTGTGCCCGATGAGGATGAAATGTTTGAACTTAAGGATGGCTCAGGCACGAGTACTGAGTCTGGGGAGTTTCGAATTGGGCGACCAGATCATTGGCCTGGATCCTCTGGAGAGTTTGATGGCAGTTGTGAAAGCCAGAAAGTTGCCAAACACGCTGGTCTCACAGAATGTCCGGCTACCTATGATGATTCAGGCGACTATCTAAATCAGTCAGACTCACGAAGTGATGAGGAGTCTTCCGAGATCGAAGAGTCTTGGTCTTCTTCACAGGGAAGAGTAAGCATGCTTAATTCTTGCAGGAGCGTCTTTGAGTTTGAAAGACTGAACAGAATTAGTGAAGGCACCTACGGTGTTGTATTTAGagcaaaagagaagaagactGGGGAAATAGTAGCATTGAAGAAGGTAAAGATGAGCACAGCGTATCCAGAACTGGGCTTTCCCCTCTCAGCGTTGAGGGAAATAAACATTCTTCTGTCTATAAATCACCCTTCCATTGTAACTGTTAAGGAAGTTGTCATGGATGACCATGATAATGTATTTATGGTCATGGAGTACATGGAACACGATCTGAAGGGGTTGGTGGAAATGAGGAAACGTCCTTTTAGTACCAGCGAAATTAAATGCTTGATGCTTCAGCTGTTGGATGGTGTGAAATATCTTCATGACAATTGGGTGCTTCATCGAGACTTGAAGACATCAAATCTTCTCGTGAACAACAAGGGTGAGCTGAAGATATGTGACCTGGGATTATCACGGCATTATGGGAGTCCATTGAAGCCCTGTACTCCTGTGGTTGTCACCATGTGGTACCG GGCACCTGAACTGCTATTGGATGCCAAGGAGTATTCCACAGCAATTGACATGTGGTCGGTGGGATGTATTATGGCCGAGTTGTTAGCAAATGAACCACTATTTAAGGGAAGCAATGAACCGAATCAGCTCGACAAG ATTTTTAGGACACTTGGTACACCAAATGAGAAAATATGGCCTGGGTTCTCTAAATTGCCTGGGACTGCTAAAGCTAAATTTGTTAAGCATCC GTATAACAATTTGCGGAAGAAATTCCCTGCGACATCATTCACAGGATCTACTGTGCTGTCTGAATCTGGATTTGACTTGTTGAACCAACTTCTGACCTATGACCCAGAGAAG AGAATAACTGCAGACGAAGCATTAAATCACGCATGGTTTCAGGAAGTACCTCTTCCAACCTGTAAAGAGTTAATGCCCACTTTCCCTCCCCGACATGCAGCAGCAGGCTTGTAG
- the LOC116187604 gene encoding 4-coumarate--CoA ligase-like 9, translated as MARAGDDLPPHPHPHVNPSNGFCSDTRTYHSLRPQVPLPPVTHPHPLSVTDYALSLLPPSVSSSPYIIDAASDQRLTFSRTLRLANSLSLHLRARLSKSDVAFILLPPSFNVPIIYLSLGVVVSPSNPLSSASEIAHQIRTSNPSIAFATSSTSSKLPPNYKLRLGVVLVDSPEFESVVLTGDLVYPPDAEDDSSSGSATSSHSPSSSLPLMSNVNGVHQSDPATILYSSGPTGRVKGVLMTHRNLISMIAGRYHARPAAAEQQTPRAVCLFALPPFHSYGFFVLIRSFVQEETLIWMQRFEFEAMLRAVEKFSRNASHEMKHTNIVRILELMRKFIKLSRSRTHIQRKLKFDHHIYIYIYNYNMIL; from the coding sequence atggCTCGAGCTGGAGACGACCTTCCCCCGCATCCTCATCCCCATGTAAACCCCAGCAATGGCTTCTGCTCCGACACCAGAACCTATCACAGCCTTCGTCCCCAGGTACCTCTCCCTCCCGTCACCCATCCTCATCCCCTCTCCGTCACCGACTAcgccctctctctcctccctccCTCCGTCTCCTCCTCCCCTTACATCATCGACGCCGCCTCTGACCAACGCCTTACCTTCTCCCGGACCCTCCGCCTCGCCAACTCCCTCTCCCTCCACCTCCGGGCCCGCCTCTCCAAGAGCGACGTCGCCTTCAtcctcctccctccctccttcAATGTCCCCATCATCTACCTCTCCCTCGGCGTGGTTGTCTCTCCCTCCAACCCGCTGAGCTCCGCCTCGGAGATCGCCCACCAGATCCGTACCAGCAACCCCTCCATCGCCTTCGCCACCTCCTCGACATCCTCCAAGCTGCCTCCTAATTATAAACTCCGACTCGGTGTAGTACTCGTTGACTCGCCCGAGTTCGAGTCTGTTGTGTTGACCGGTGACTTAGTATACCCGCCGGACGCTGAAGATGACTCGAGCTCTGGCTCTGCGACCTCATCACATTCACCATCATCATCTCTGCCGCTGATGAGCAATGTCAATGGAGTCCATCAATCCGATCCTGCGACAATACTCTACTCCTCCGGCCCGACCGGCCGGGTCAAGGGGGTGCTGATGACTCACCGGAACCTTATCTCTATGATCGCCGGACGCTACCATGCTCGGCCTGCTGCCGCCGAGCAGCAAACACCACGAGCTGTGTGTCTGTTTGCATTGCCTCCATTCCATTCCTATGGCTTCTTCGTGCTTATCAGGAGCTTCGTGCAGGAGGAGACCTTGATTTGGATGCAGAGGTTCGAATTTGAGGCGATGCTCAGGGCGGTGGAGAAGTTTTCTCGAAATGCTTCCCATGAGATGAAACATACTAATATAGTTCGGATTCTGGAACTGATGAGGAAATTCATCAAACTGAGCCGCAGTAGGACACATATTCAAAGGAAGCTGAAATTtgatcatcatatatatatatatatatataattataacatGATATTGTGA
- the LOC116187603 gene encoding 4-coumarate--CoA ligase-like 9 isoform X1 yields the protein MAQAGDGLPPHPHPPVDPGNGFCSDTRTYHSLRPPVPLPPVTHPHPLSVTDYALSLLPSSVSSSPDHRYYIIDVASDQRLIFSRTLRLANSLSLHLRDRLSKGDVAFILLPPSFNVPIIYLSLLSLGVVVSPSNPLSSASEIAHQVRISNPSIAFATSSTSSKLPPNYKLRLGVVLVDSPEFESVVLTNAEDDSSSASASPTSSPSSSSSLPLPLMSNVNGVHQSDPATILYSSGTTGRVKGVLMTHRNLISMIAGRYHARHAAAEQQTPRAVCLFSLPPFHVYGFFVLIMNFVLGETLIWLQKFEFEAMLKAVEKYRVTLLPVSPPIVVNMMKSKLTDKYDLRSLQTALCGGAPLGREVSEQFQAKFPHVELLQGYAMTESGAGSGMMGPEESRRYGSVGRLSATMEAKIVDPGTGVALPPGQKGELWLRGPCVMKGYVGDDKATAETIDSDGWLKTGDLCYFDNEGFLFVVDRLKELIKYKAYQVPPAELEHLLQSHPEIADAAVIPRYPDEEAGQIPMAFVVRKPGSSITESQAIEFIAKQVAPYKKVRRVAFIDSIPKSPAGKISRRDLIKIAMSCSKARL from the exons atggCTCAAGCTGGAGACGGCCTTCCCCCTCATCCTCATCCCCCAGTAGACCCCGGCAACGGCTTCTGCTCCGACACCAGAACCTATCACAGCCTTCGTCCTCCAGTCCCTCTCCCTCCCGTCACCCATCCTCATCCCCTCTCCGTCACCGACTAcgccctctctctcctcccttcCTCCGTCTCCTCCTCCCCCGATCACCGTTATTACATCATCGACGTCGCCTCTGACCAACGCCTTATCTTCTCCCGGACCCTCCGCCTCGCCAACTCCCTCTCCCTCCACCTCCGGGACCGCCTCTCCAAGGGCGACGTTGCCTTCAtcctcctccctccctccttcAATGTCCCCATCATTTAcctctccctcctctcccTCGGCGTCGTTGTCTCTCCCTCCAACCCGCTGAGCTCCGCCTCGGAGATCGCCCACCAGGTCCGTATCAGCAACCCCTCCATCGCCTTCGCCACCTCCTCGACATCCTCCAAGCTGCCTCCTAATTATAAACTCCGACTCGGTGTGGTCCTCGTCGACTCGCCCGAGTTCGAGTCTGTTGTACTGACGAACGCTGAAGATGACTCGAGCTCTGCCTCTGCCTCTCCcacctcatcaccatcatcatcatcatctctaCCTCTGCCGCTGATGAGCAATGTCAATGGAGTCCATCAATCCGATCCTGCGACAATACTCTACTCCTCCGGCACGACTGGCCGGGTCAAGGGGGTGCTGATGACTCACCGGAACCTTATCTCTATGATCGCTGGACGCTACCATGCTCGGCATGCTGCCGCCGAGCAGCAAACACCCCGAGCTGTGTGTCTGTTTTCATTGCCTCCATTCCATGTCTATGGCTTCTTCGTGCTTATCATGAACTTCGTGCTGGGAGAGACCTTGATTTGGCTGCAGAAGTTTGAATTCGAGGCGATGCTCAAGGCGGTGGAGAAATACAGGGTCACTCTCCTGCCCGTGTCGCCACCCATCGTCGTGAACATGATGAAATCCAAGCTCACCGACAAGTACGACCTCAGATCTCTTCAGACTGCCTTATGCGGTGGCGCGCCTCTTGGCAGGGAGGTGTCAGAGCAGTTCCAGGCGAAGTTCCCCCacgtggagctcctgcag GGATATGCTATGACTGAGAGTGGAGCAGGGAGTGGCATGATGGGTCCTGAAGAGAGTAGGCGTTACGGTTCGGTTGGCCGCCTCTCTGCGACCATGGAAGCAAAGATAGTTGACCCTGGAACAGGAGTGGCCCTGCCCCCTGGCCAGAAAGGAGAACTTTGGCTTCGAGGGCCTTGTGTCATGAAAG GTTACGTAGGAGATGACAAGGCGACAGCTGAAACTATCGACTCTGATGGATGGCTGAAAACTGGTGATCTTTGTTATTTTGACAATGAAGGGTTCCTTTTCGTTGTCGATAGGTTAAAAGAGTTGATAAAATACAAGGCGTATCag GTACCCCCTGCTGAACTGGAGCATTTACTGCAATCCCATCCTGAAATTGCAGATGCCGCTGTTATTCC CAGATATCCTGACGAAGAAGCAGGACAGATCCCGATGGCATTCGTGGTGAGAAAACCTGGAAGCAGCATAACCGAGTCTCAAGCCATCGAGTTCATTGCAAAACAG GTTGCTCCGTACAAGAAGGTAAGGCGAGTGGCTTTTATTGATAGCATCCCGAAATCTCCGGCAGGGAAGATATCGAGGAGGGATCTGATCAAAATTGCCATGTCCTGTTCTAAAGCTAGGCTATAA
- the LOC116187603 gene encoding 4-coumarate--CoA ligase-like 9 isoform X2 → MAQAGDGLPPHPHPPVDPGNGFCSDTRTYHSLRPPVPLPPVTHPHPLSVTDYALSLLPSSVSSSPDHRYYIIDVASDQRLIFSRTLRLANSLSLHLRDRLSKGDVAFILLPPSFNVPIIYLSLLSLGVVVSPSNPLSSASEIAHQVRISNPSIAFATSSTSSKLPPNYKLRLGVVLVDSPEFESVVLTNAEDDSSSASASPTSSPSSSSSLPLPLMSNVNGVHQSDPATILYSSGTTGRVKGVLMTHRNLISMIAGRYHARHAAAEQQTPRAVCLFSLPPFHVYGFFVLIMNFVLGETLIWLQKFEFEAMLKAVEKYRVTLLPVSPPIVVNMMKSKLTDKYDLRSLQTALCGGAPLGREVSEQFQAKFPHVELLQGYAMTESGAGSGMMGPEESRRYGSVGRLSATMEAKIVDPGTGVALPPGQKGELWLRGPCVMKGYVGDDKATAETIDSDGWLKTGDLCYFDNEGFLFVVDRLKELIKYKAYQVPPAELEHLLQSHPEIADAAVIPYPDEEAGQIPMAFVVRKPGSSITESQAIEFIAKQVAPYKKVRRVAFIDSIPKSPAGKISRRDLIKIAMSCSKARL, encoded by the exons atggCTCAAGCTGGAGACGGCCTTCCCCCTCATCCTCATCCCCCAGTAGACCCCGGCAACGGCTTCTGCTCCGACACCAGAACCTATCACAGCCTTCGTCCTCCAGTCCCTCTCCCTCCCGTCACCCATCCTCATCCCCTCTCCGTCACCGACTAcgccctctctctcctcccttcCTCCGTCTCCTCCTCCCCCGATCACCGTTATTACATCATCGACGTCGCCTCTGACCAACGCCTTATCTTCTCCCGGACCCTCCGCCTCGCCAACTCCCTCTCCCTCCACCTCCGGGACCGCCTCTCCAAGGGCGACGTTGCCTTCAtcctcctccctccctccttcAATGTCCCCATCATTTAcctctccctcctctcccTCGGCGTCGTTGTCTCTCCCTCCAACCCGCTGAGCTCCGCCTCGGAGATCGCCCACCAGGTCCGTATCAGCAACCCCTCCATCGCCTTCGCCACCTCCTCGACATCCTCCAAGCTGCCTCCTAATTATAAACTCCGACTCGGTGTGGTCCTCGTCGACTCGCCCGAGTTCGAGTCTGTTGTACTGACGAACGCTGAAGATGACTCGAGCTCTGCCTCTGCCTCTCCcacctcatcaccatcatcatcatcatctctaCCTCTGCCGCTGATGAGCAATGTCAATGGAGTCCATCAATCCGATCCTGCGACAATACTCTACTCCTCCGGCACGACTGGCCGGGTCAAGGGGGTGCTGATGACTCACCGGAACCTTATCTCTATGATCGCTGGACGCTACCATGCTCGGCATGCTGCCGCCGAGCAGCAAACACCCCGAGCTGTGTGTCTGTTTTCATTGCCTCCATTCCATGTCTATGGCTTCTTCGTGCTTATCATGAACTTCGTGCTGGGAGAGACCTTGATTTGGCTGCAGAAGTTTGAATTCGAGGCGATGCTCAAGGCGGTGGAGAAATACAGGGTCACTCTCCTGCCCGTGTCGCCACCCATCGTCGTGAACATGATGAAATCCAAGCTCACCGACAAGTACGACCTCAGATCTCTTCAGACTGCCTTATGCGGTGGCGCGCCTCTTGGCAGGGAGGTGTCAGAGCAGTTCCAGGCGAAGTTCCCCCacgtggagctcctgcag GGATATGCTATGACTGAGAGTGGAGCAGGGAGTGGCATGATGGGTCCTGAAGAGAGTAGGCGTTACGGTTCGGTTGGCCGCCTCTCTGCGACCATGGAAGCAAAGATAGTTGACCCTGGAACAGGAGTGGCCCTGCCCCCTGGCCAGAAAGGAGAACTTTGGCTTCGAGGGCCTTGTGTCATGAAAG GTTACGTAGGAGATGACAAGGCGACAGCTGAAACTATCGACTCTGATGGATGGCTGAAAACTGGTGATCTTTGTTATTTTGACAATGAAGGGTTCCTTTTCGTTGTCGATAGGTTAAAAGAGTTGATAAAATACAAGGCGTATCag GTACCCCCTGCTGAACTGGAGCATTTACTGCAATCCCATCCTGAAATTGCAGATGCCGCTGTTATTCC ATATCCTGACGAAGAAGCAGGACAGATCCCGATGGCATTCGTGGTGAGAAAACCTGGAAGCAGCATAACCGAGTCTCAAGCCATCGAGTTCATTGCAAAACAG GTTGCTCCGTACAAGAAGGTAAGGCGAGTGGCTTTTATTGATAGCATCCCGAAATCTCCGGCAGGGAAGATATCGAGGAGGGATCTGATCAAAATTGCCATGTCCTGTTCTAAAGCTAGGCTATAA